The Manihot esculenta cultivar AM560-2 chromosome 1, M.esculenta_v8, whole genome shotgun sequence genome has a window encoding:
- the LOC110599827 gene encoding THO complex subunit 4D isoform X2, with the protein MLKNGDLVIVHKLTCSICFHQPPRRIRSLPWQYDLLEDSIRAAGITGAEGGAKLYVSNLDYGVSNEDIRELFSEIGGLKRYAVHYDKNGRPSGSAEVVYTRRSDAFAAFKKYNNVLLDGKPMKIEIMGTSAEMPFSARVNVTGINGRRKRTVVMTPGPGRTRGTAPPTNHGSSQNRRGALRSGRGRGRGSGRGRGRGRKQPFLKSADELDKELENYHADATQT; encoded by the exons ATGTTGAAGAATGGTGATCTTGTTATTGTTCATAAGTTGACATGTTCTATTTGCTTTCATCAGCCTCCACGCAGAATCAGGAGTTTACCTTGGCAGTATGATTTGCTTGAAGATAGCATTAGAGCTGCAGGGATAACTGGAGCAGAAGGTGGTGCCAAGTTATATGTTTCAAATTTGGATTATGGAGTGTCCAATGAAGATATAAGG GAGCTCTTCTCTGAGATTGGAGGTCTGAAAAGATATGCTGTTCACTATGACAAAAATGGTCGCCCTAGT GGTTCTGCTGAAGTAGTGTACACAAGAAGAAGTGATGCCTTTGCAGCTTTCAAGAAGTATAACAATGTACTGTTAGATGGAAAACCCATGAAGATTGAAATCATGGGTACCTCTGCAGAAATGCCTTTCTCAGCTAGAGTCAATGTAACTGGAATAAATGGAAGGAGGAAGAGGACAGTTGTTATGAC GCCTGGACCAGGTCGCACGAGAGGCACTGCTCCTCCAACTAACCATGGTTCTAG TCAGAACCGTCGTGGGGCTTTGAGAAGTGGTAGAGGTCGTGGGCGTGGGAGCGGGCGTGGCCGAGGCCGGGGTAGGAAGCAACCTTTTTTGAAGTCAGCAGATGAGCTTGACAAAGAATTGGAGAACTATCATGCTGACGCCACGCAAACTTAG
- the LOC110599820 gene encoding uncharacterized protein LOC110599820 isoform X1, whose protein sequence is MAVAGGVEFVLALGCMRWAWKRCMHVGSDDSASWASATKDEFEPVPRICSRILSVYKNDTENPQSSSSLDPKCLIKRVIYEQTLGRAPPYIIYLDHEHKEIVLAIRGLNLIKESDYKMLLDNKLGMQKFDGGYVHHGLLKSAVWLLNEEKETLKDLWVNNGKEYSMVFAGHSLGSGVASLLTIIAVNHGDQLGGIPRNKIRCYAVAPARCMSLNLAVKYADVINSIVLQDDFLPRTTTPLEDIFKSIFCLPCLLFLVCLRDTFVPEGRKLRDPRRLYAPGRMYHIVERKFCRCGRFPPEVRTAIPVEGRFEHIVLSCNATSDHAIIWIKSETEKALQTMVEGSSETIVTPPKIQKLQRLQTLEKEHQDAMERAVSLNIPHTETEAETQDGKEAESSHGDHEGEKASGTKSESSNARSKWDELLNNVLQKDIQAAKEDANSPK, encoded by the exons ATGGCAGTCGCCGGTGGAGTAGAATTCGTGTTGGCTTTAGGCTGCATGCGATGGGCCTGGAAGCGCTGCATGCATGTGGGATCCGACGACAGTGCTTCCTGGGCTTCAGCCACTAAGGATGAATTCGAACCAGTTCCTCGTATCTGCAGCCGAATCCTCTCTGTCTACAAGAACGACACCGAAAATCCCCAGTCCTCATCGTCTCTCGACCCCAAGTGTCTAATCAAGCGAGTCATCTACGAGCAGACCCTCGGCCGTGCTCCTCCTTATATCATCTATCTCGACCATGAACACAAAGAAATCGTGCTTGCAATTCGTGGGTTAAACTTAATCAAGGAAAGCGACTACAAAATGCTGTTGGACAACAAACTGGGGATGCAAAAGTTCGATGGAGGATATGTTCATCATGGGTTGTTGAAATCTGCTGTGTGGTTGTTGAATGAGGAGAAAGAGACGTTGAAGGATCTGTGGGTGAACAATGGGAAGGAGTACAGTATGGTGTTTGCAGGGCATTCTTTGGGATCAGGAGTGGCCTCCTTGTTGACGATTATTGCTGTGAATCATGGAGATCAATTAGGAGGCATTCCCAGGAACAAAATCAGGTGTTATGCTGTGGCTCCAGCTCGGTGTATGTCACTTAACTTGGCGGTTAAGTATGCTGATGTGATTAACTCCATTGTTCTGCAG GATGATTTCTTACCAAGAACCACTACTCCATTAGAggatatttttaaatcaatctTCTG CTTGCCTTGCTTGCTATTTTTGGTTTGCTTGAGGGATACATTCGTACCGGAAGGTAGAAAGCTGAGAGATCCAAGAAGACTTTATGCACCTGGACGAATGTATCATATTGTGGAGAGAAAGTTTTGCAG ATGTGGGAGGTTTCCTCCAGAGGTCAGAACTGCCATTCCCGTAGAAGGAAGATTTGAACACATTGTCTTGTCATGTAATGCCACGTCTGATCATGCAATTATTTGGATAAAAAGTGAGACAGAGAAAGCCTTGCAG ACAATGGTGGAAGGCAGTTCCGAGACCATTGTAACTCCTCCAAAAATACAGAAACTGCAAAGGTTACAGACACTTGAAAAAGAACACCAAGATGCAATGGAGAGAGCTGTCAGTTTAAATATTCCGCACACTGAGACAGAGGCAGAAACTCAGGATGGCAAAGAGGCAGAGTCTTCCCATGGCGACCATGAAGGTGAAAAAGCTTCAGGAACTAAATCAGAGTCCAGCAATGCAAGGTCAAAGTGGGATGAACTGCTTAATAATGTGTTGCAGAAGGATATACAGGCAGCGAAGGAAGATGCGAATTCCCCGAAATAA
- the LOC110599820 gene encoding uncharacterized protein LOC110599820 isoform X2, translated as MAVAGGVEFVLALGCMRWAWKRCMHVGSDDSASWASATKDEFEPVPRICSRILSVYKNDTENPQSSSSLDPKCLIKRVIYEQTLGRAPPYIIYLDHEHKEIVLAIRGLNLIKESDYKMLLDNKLGMQKFDGGYVHHGLLKSAVWLLNEEKETLKDLWVNNGKEYSMVFAGHSLGSGVASLLTIIAVNHGDQLGGIPRNKIRCYAVAPARCMSLNLAVKYADVINSIVLQDDFLPRTTTPLEDIFKSIFCLPCLLFLVCLRDTFVPEGRKLRDPRRLYAPGRMYHIVERKFCRCGRFPPEVRTAIPVEGRFEHIVLSCNATSDHAIIWIKSETEKALQVNFSL; from the exons ATGGCAGTCGCCGGTGGAGTAGAATTCGTGTTGGCTTTAGGCTGCATGCGATGGGCCTGGAAGCGCTGCATGCATGTGGGATCCGACGACAGTGCTTCCTGGGCTTCAGCCACTAAGGATGAATTCGAACCAGTTCCTCGTATCTGCAGCCGAATCCTCTCTGTCTACAAGAACGACACCGAAAATCCCCAGTCCTCATCGTCTCTCGACCCCAAGTGTCTAATCAAGCGAGTCATCTACGAGCAGACCCTCGGCCGTGCTCCTCCTTATATCATCTATCTCGACCATGAACACAAAGAAATCGTGCTTGCAATTCGTGGGTTAAACTTAATCAAGGAAAGCGACTACAAAATGCTGTTGGACAACAAACTGGGGATGCAAAAGTTCGATGGAGGATATGTTCATCATGGGTTGTTGAAATCTGCTGTGTGGTTGTTGAATGAGGAGAAAGAGACGTTGAAGGATCTGTGGGTGAACAATGGGAAGGAGTACAGTATGGTGTTTGCAGGGCATTCTTTGGGATCAGGAGTGGCCTCCTTGTTGACGATTATTGCTGTGAATCATGGAGATCAATTAGGAGGCATTCCCAGGAACAAAATCAGGTGTTATGCTGTGGCTCCAGCTCGGTGTATGTCACTTAACTTGGCGGTTAAGTATGCTGATGTGATTAACTCCATTGTTCTGCAG GATGATTTCTTACCAAGAACCACTACTCCATTAGAggatatttttaaatcaatctTCTG CTTGCCTTGCTTGCTATTTTTGGTTTGCTTGAGGGATACATTCGTACCGGAAGGTAGAAAGCTGAGAGATCCAAGAAGACTTTATGCACCTGGACGAATGTATCATATTGTGGAGAGAAAGTTTTGCAG ATGTGGGAGGTTTCCTCCAGAGGTCAGAACTGCCATTCCCGTAGAAGGAAGATTTGAACACATTGTCTTGTCATGTAATGCCACGTCTGATCATGCAATTATTTGGATAAAAAGTGAGACAGAGAAAGCCTTGCAGGTAAACTTTTCTctttaa